TTGCAGTTTGGATTAAAAGCTGGCATGTGTATGTAAACAAGTTGTCAGTAGTAGTTTACTTTAGTTTTTAGGtaataaaagtagtttttttgatgttttctaTCATTCTTTTTTACTAGTCTTGTTTATTATCGTTGTTGGGCATTATTAGTTTgaagtttgttttggtttgacatttttaattacTAGGCTATTAAACAACTATTACTCCCTCAATGAATTATTGTTATTGCAGCCATTGTGTTGGCATCAGTGAACTATACAGTTACAAGGagttactgatgtaaaagtgGAATAATGTTAAGTGAATAATAATCAACTATctttgaaaaaaagaacatttaatttTGTTACCATGTTATTCAGACATAGTTAAACCACGAAGCACAATAATTGCAGAGCAAATGTTCCTGTGAATCTCATTCTCCAATGtaaaggggaaaaagagagacagaaccCATTTCTGCTGAGTGTTGCTCTGAACGTGTCCTCAGCAAAAGCCTTAGTGGCTTTTCTTTTTCGTTTTTTCTCAGAGCAAAAAGCAGGTAGTATAAAATCAGGACCTCGTTATGTTCGGATTTGTCCGTAAGTGCCCAAATATCAGCTTCATTGAGGAGCAATCCAAGCCGGTGCGTCCAAATAGCGCCAGTAGAGAGTCACATGGGCAGGGATTGGCCATTTATTCCTCTTGGTTGGTGTCGGACTGTGATGAAGAAGCGTCTCCCGTCCTCTCCTGCTCCAAAAGCTGCTCACTTGAGGGAATGGAGTTTTTCTTCGGCCGCCCTTTGGGTTTGGTCGGGGATTCCAGTCCACCTCCTTGTAATACCTAACAACATTCAGCAGAGAAAACATTGAgccaaaaacctttttttaggCTTCAACTTGAGGTTGGCTAGAGTAGCCACTGCTATCTCATACTAAAAGCATAATGCAATTAAATAATAACCCAAGTAGAAGTGAATGTATCTTTCCAAAAAacaacttgagtagaagtacCAAGATTCTGCAtaaaaagggaattccacctagttttcaagatttctgcatatttcagtagaggagaagtaaacaaagtcattcagagtggtcagaTATGATACCATAGAAACTTGTTACCTCAGATTTGACCAGGAGtcgtgatgtctacaacacaaatatagccattttatttactatctaaagtGACCTGTGAACCTACACAGGCCCTCTGGGTTTTTGTGCTAAAATTGGTAATAGTATACTTTTTCTACAATGTTGTAAACAAGTTTACTTATTTTAGAATTTAAATTGATACTTTACTCACAGAATGTTAGAGTGCAGATGAGAAATATGTAGACTTAACTGAATCACAGCTTTTTTGTGTTACAGTTTATATTGTCGCTGTCTcagtaaaaaataaaccaaaatgataactttatttataaaatgatgcagaaaaaaatgtatatatatatatatatatatatatatatatgtgtgtgtgtgtgtgtgtgtgtgcgcggtgggagcaaaaccttgtatctcttgtatattttctgtgttttgatatcatttgaaaaGGCCTTTTGCCCTTTACTGTAAACTTGCTGAATGaatcaaaagaaacagcccaaaatgactgaataaagGAAAAATGTTTTCGATGGCTTATATTAAATGTAAACTAGGTTTTTCCCCATCTTCTGTAAAGTGATCGTTTACCTTAACTTATATTTCACATACTgccatatatatgtatattacaaTATGCTTAAAAAGTGTGAAATCACCCAAAAGACTgagattgttttgttttccaacaCGCTGTATGTACCGCTGCACCATGAATAActtctaaaaatacattttccgCCTAAACTTGATCTCCATTCTATCATAAGACCAGCATCAGGCAGAATATTCTAAACCAGTTCGTGGAAAAACCTTCTAAAGCATTGAACTccttagacatctggttcctatcaccaccgctgtgaacaattcagacttgGTACTTTTGTCTAGAGTGAAGTATTTCACATCCAATCACTCTGAATAGTTTTATTTCCATTATATCCATTGACGtatacagaaacacagaaaaatgagtggaattcccctttaagtgatAAGTAGCTAGTAGAACTGGTAGAGCATTTCAAGATCAAAAGTAAAATCCAGCATCTTGCATAAAATTGTACTGCCTTGTGAGTGGTCAGACCAAATGTGACCATTGGCAAGCCAGTACAAATGCTCCCAGCAACATagcagaatgtaaatatataaagatatatataaatataaaggaCAAGGAATCAGAAAGTGATTGTTAATGATTAAAATTCAACAGAGAAAAAAGTAGATATATTTAGTTATACaaatatgctttaaaatgaaacaaattgtcatttgaaaatgctcaTTAAAGTACACGTTTGTCTACATTTCACTTGAGTACATGTATCTGAGTTAAATAAAGATGCATATTAACATGATCAActgaaaaaactaaaagaaatgcTGGCAAAACTTACAATTTTCTTCCATTTCATTCTTCTGTTTTGATACCACGTTTTGACCTGAAGCTGGCTAAGGCCTAAAGACTCTGCCAGGTCTATTCTGTAACACAAggaaagtaacaaaaacattttaaaatatggatTTGTATTAGAACAAACCTGCTTCATAATGTAACATGcaaatgtttctattttttcagaGCACTGAACAAGCTAGTTCcctgaatttaaataaatgcgTACATCACTTCCATGTGTTTTACATTACATCGGCATAATTATATGTAAAGCCAGCAAACCGGAAGATAAAGCTgtgttaatgtaaaatattttattcacatggACAATGTAATCAGGTAAATTCAGTGCGTTACCCATTTGGGCTAAAATACAATGCAAGTGTCAATATAAAGAATATTCCAGTAAAGTCTAACTTGCACGTTTTTATATGTTCAGACTTTTTGCTCAGGCGTTCTTTAGGGAAATATGTTCAGGCCTCACCTGTCAGGAGTTGAGAGGTATTTCTGCTTCTCGAATCTTTTCTCCAAGCCCATCAACTGGAGCTCGGTGAAAACCGTCCTGCTCCGCCGGCCCTTCTTCGTTTTGCTCACCCCGTCACTCCCGGCTTCGAGTTTACCCCGCAGATGGAGGTCCAGAGGAAGGTGGTGTGTGGCCGAAGCTCCGGACAGCAGGGCAGACCCCAGCGGTGCACCCAACGGGCAGGGCAGGGGCGAGACTGGAAACTTCAGCATGCCTGACTGCTCTGCCTTCAGAACTGTGGAGAAAACCAAAAACAATGGCTGAATGTATGGGGCAGTATGTCTACACTGTACATAATAATTTGTAATTTTAGCCTCTTATATTTCATGGACCTGCACATTCTAAAGCTtgtgattcagtaactacatgaaaaaaatatgcaCAGAGATTAagctatt
This genomic interval from Pygocentrus nattereri isolate fPygNat1 chromosome 21, fPygNat1.pri, whole genome shotgun sequence contains the following:
- the barx1 gene encoding homeobox protein BarH-like 1 is translated as MMHHPLDIGGYYYPADHRSHRYRSFMIEEILTEHPDDRVSPPAGDLLKFGVHALLSARPYPNHLVLKAEQSGMLKFPVSPLPCPLGAPLGSALLSGASATHHLPLDLHLRGKLEAGSDGVSKTKKGRRSRTVFTELQLMGLEKRFEKQKYLSTPDRIDLAESLGLSQLQVKTWYQNRRMKWKKIVLQGGGLESPTKPKGRPKKNSIPSSEQLLEQERTGDASSSQSDTNQEE